One Amorphoplanes digitatis genomic window carries:
- a CDS encoding amino acid adenylation domain-containing protein: MTTFLSGLPDDDNTAIVTPGATISYRELLSRVDPLAWALAGRGIGPERVCVVALERGADPIVAIAAVLRTGAAFLVVDVDLPDKRIEALARGGHALITSAALAPRFAALGLPGPTVLVDEAGPPVPLPAGVEPRSLAYVSHTSGSTGTPNAVLIEHRWMHPYLRAIVRDYRLGPDTVALQLAPPGFDAGLRDTFAPLLAGGRLVVLPRATLLRPAELFAALAEYEVDTMLSVTPSFLSFLAGQPGAEAALRGLRLVATTGESMRPFLASGGRRLIPGRLVNQYGPTESTMTATRFDVPELPDTAVDLIGKPIDGVSVRLLDGDLRRVPAGSPGEVCIAGPGVGRGYAGRPALTSERFVPDPYGLPGSRLYRTGDLARRLPSGELAYLGRGDRQIKIRGYRIDPAEIEGALLSHPAVTGAAVTTDTDAQARTHLVAHLTGDLAAVADTVLRAHLARTLPPHMMPRRFARLSRFPTTRTGKVDRLALATAPAPRRATEGTHR; encoded by the coding sequence ATCACCACCTTCCTGTCCGGCCTGCCGGACGACGACAACACCGCGATCGTGACCCCCGGCGCGACGATCAGCTACCGCGAGCTGCTGAGCCGGGTCGATCCGCTGGCCTGGGCGCTGGCCGGGCGGGGAATCGGCCCGGAGCGGGTCTGCGTGGTCGCCCTCGAACGCGGCGCGGATCCGATCGTGGCGATCGCGGCGGTGCTGCGTACCGGTGCCGCGTTCCTGGTCGTCGACGTCGACCTGCCCGACAAGCGGATCGAGGCGCTCGCCCGCGGCGGCCACGCGCTGATCACCAGCGCCGCGCTGGCGCCGCGGTTCGCCGCGCTGGGGCTGCCCGGCCCGACCGTGCTCGTCGACGAGGCCGGCCCGCCGGTCCCGCTGCCGGCCGGTGTCGAGCCGCGGTCGCTGGCGTACGTGAGCCACACCTCCGGTTCGACGGGCACCCCGAACGCGGTGCTGATCGAGCACCGGTGGATGCACCCGTACCTGCGCGCGATCGTCCGGGACTACCGGCTCGGGCCGGACACCGTCGCGCTCCAGCTCGCGCCGCCGGGCTTCGACGCGGGCCTGCGGGACACGTTCGCGCCGCTGCTTGCCGGCGGGCGCCTGGTGGTGCTGCCGCGGGCCACGCTGCTGCGCCCGGCCGAGCTCTTCGCCGCCCTCGCCGAGTACGAGGTGGACACGATGCTCAGCGTGACGCCGTCGTTCCTGAGCTTCCTGGCCGGCCAGCCCGGCGCCGAGGCCGCGCTGCGGGGGCTGCGGCTGGTCGCGACGACCGGCGAGTCGATGCGCCCGTTCCTGGCCTCCGGCGGCCGCCGGCTGATACCGGGCCGGCTGGTGAACCAGTACGGCCCGACCGAGAGCACGATGACCGCCACCCGGTTCGACGTGCCCGAGCTGCCGGACACCGCGGTGGACCTGATCGGCAAGCCGATCGACGGTGTCTCGGTCCGGCTACTCGACGGCGACCTGCGCCGGGTTCCGGCGGGCAGCCCCGGCGAGGTCTGCATCGCCGGGCCGGGCGTCGGCCGTGGGTACGCCGGACGGCCCGCGCTGACCTCCGAGCGCTTCGTGCCCGACCCGTACGGCCTGCCCGGATCCCGGCTGTACCGCACCGGCGACCTGGCCCGCCGGCTGCCGAGCGGCGAGCTGGCCTACCTGGGCCGGGGCGACCGCCAGATCAAGATCCGCGGGTACCGGATCGACCCGGCCGAGATCGAGGGCGCGCTGCTCTCCCACCCGGCCGTGACCGGCGCCGCGGTCACCACCGACACCGACGCGCAGGCCCGCACGCATCTGGTCGCCCACCTCACCGGGGACCTCGCCGCGGTCGCGGACACCGTCCTGCGCGCGCACCTCGCCCGGACGCTGCCGCCGCACATGATGCCGCGCCGGTTCGCCCGGCTGAGCCGGTTCCCCACCACCCGCACCGGCAAGGTCGACCGCCTCGCTCTCGCCACCGCCCCGGCACCGCGCCGGGCCACCGAAGGGACCCACCGATGA
- a CDS encoding acyl carrier protein, whose amino-acid sequence MTDLTTLITTIYRETLSDDTLEADSDFFEAGGDSLAAFQVTARLQEEIGADLPVALVFSYPSPADLAGVVDADLAEQVV is encoded by the coding sequence ATGACCGACCTGACCACGCTGATCACCACGATCTACCGCGAGACCCTTTCGGACGACACGCTCGAGGCCGACAGCGACTTCTTCGAGGCGGGCGGGGACTCGCTGGCCGCGTTCCAGGTCACCGCCCGGCTGCAGGAGGAGATCGGCGCCGACCTGCCGGTGGCGCTGGTGTTCTCGTACCCGTCCCCCGCGGACCTGGCCGGCGTCGTCGACGCCGACCTGGCCGAGCAGGTCGTCTGA
- a CDS encoding lantibiotic dehydratase: MAGIGDARRWRWWDQFALRGPGFPADGVLRLVPQELVAAADGLGPEPSAAQWAEFHEAYDAAAVKNALRLQEIAGTPEFQAAVGWQNRAVLGRAVRPFLRWAPESGRTSQARQREELITHYWQRFCVKNDTIGFFGPVGWGRRDPAVTGLAVTPGDGLVAATNVYFASWAVDALARGLGADPALAGWVAPRRVPFVHLTATGAALPGRPAQELTPELLRVLRLCDGIRPANAIGAELGADVSAELAELVRRRLVLWRLDLPADAYPERHLRSWLEGVGDPAARRLGLDRLDVLERGRDRVRAAAGPHALSAALEALEADFVTLTETAAAREKGASTAPGRGLVYADCRRAATVRLGDDVLAALEPFDALLTSATWLTSALAAKVRRRVREVFDELGPVDLAAFWFACMPILHRDAPADAAELQREFWARWERVLDLPEGARRVRLSLADIAGRVRDTFPAPGGGWPTARYLSPDVMIAAAGEDAVRRGEFELVLGELHIAINTLGASLYLNQHPRPDDMLDLTGRDHPRPRLMPLIPKENRSRLSTRIRYSLVRPEDYYVALTESTADPRRPRTVNSADVVVRARGDELLAVLPDGAEFDVIDVFSHVLTTLVMDRWRILPEHDHTPRVTVDRLVISRETWRFPAAELSFADEKTEARRYLRARQFRAARELPRYVFVVSPTEPRPLFVDFDSPPSVNLFAKAVRRLVRKDPAARLTVSEMLPTPEQTWLVDDRGNRYTSELRFVAFDTAGLD, encoded by the coding sequence ATGGCGGGTATCGGCGACGCCCGCCGGTGGCGGTGGTGGGACCAGTTCGCCCTGCGCGGCCCGGGCTTCCCGGCCGACGGCGTGCTGCGGCTGGTGCCGCAGGAGCTGGTCGCGGCCGCGGACGGGCTCGGGCCGGAACCCTCGGCGGCACAGTGGGCGGAGTTCCACGAGGCGTACGACGCGGCCGCGGTCAAGAACGCGCTCCGGCTACAGGAGATCGCCGGGACGCCCGAGTTCCAGGCGGCGGTCGGCTGGCAGAACCGGGCGGTGCTCGGGCGCGCCGTCCGGCCGTTCCTGCGCTGGGCACCGGAGTCCGGCCGGACCAGCCAGGCCCGCCAGCGCGAGGAGCTGATCACGCACTACTGGCAGCGGTTCTGCGTCAAGAACGACACCATCGGGTTCTTCGGCCCGGTCGGGTGGGGCCGGCGCGATCCGGCGGTCACCGGCCTGGCCGTGACGCCCGGCGACGGGCTCGTGGCCGCCACGAACGTCTACTTCGCCAGCTGGGCGGTGGACGCCCTGGCCCGCGGCCTCGGCGCCGACCCGGCGCTGGCCGGCTGGGTCGCGCCGCGGCGGGTCCCGTTCGTACACCTCACCGCGACCGGCGCGGCGCTGCCCGGCCGCCCCGCGCAGGAGCTGACGCCGGAGCTGCTGCGGGTGCTCAGGCTCTGCGACGGCATCCGCCCGGCGAACGCGATCGGCGCGGAGCTCGGCGCGGACGTCTCCGCGGAGCTGGCCGAGCTGGTCCGCCGCCGCCTGGTGCTGTGGCGCCTCGACCTGCCGGCGGACGCGTACCCGGAACGGCATCTGCGGTCCTGGCTGGAGGGCGTCGGCGATCCGGCCGCACGGCGGCTCGGCCTCGACCGGCTCGACGTGCTCGAACGCGGCCGGGACCGGGTCCGCGCCGCCGCCGGCCCCCACGCGCTGTCCGCCGCGCTCGAGGCGCTCGAGGCGGACTTCGTGACCCTCACCGAGACCGCCGCCGCCCGGGAGAAGGGCGCGTCGACCGCGCCCGGCCGGGGCCTGGTCTACGCCGACTGCCGGCGTGCCGCGACGGTACGCCTCGGCGACGACGTCCTGGCCGCCCTCGAACCGTTCGACGCGCTGCTGACCAGCGCGACCTGGCTGACCTCGGCGCTGGCCGCCAAGGTCCGCCGCCGGGTCCGGGAGGTGTTCGACGAGCTGGGGCCGGTCGACCTGGCCGCGTTCTGGTTCGCCTGCATGCCGATCCTGCACCGCGACGCACCCGCGGACGCCGCCGAACTACAGCGGGAGTTCTGGGCACGCTGGGAACGCGTACTGGACCTGCCCGAGGGCGCGCGGAGGGTCCGGCTGTCGCTGGCGGACATCGCCGGCCGGGTCCGGGACACGTTCCCCGCGCCCGGCGGCGGCTGGCCGACGGCCCGCTACCTCAGCCCCGACGTCATGATCGCCGCGGCGGGCGAGGACGCGGTCCGGCGCGGCGAGTTCGAACTGGTCCTCGGCGAGCTGCACATCGCCATCAACACCCTGGGCGCCTCGCTCTACCTCAACCAGCACCCGCGGCCGGACGACATGCTCGACCTGACCGGCCGGGACCACCCCCGCCCACGGCTCATGCCGCTGATCCCCAAGGAGAACCGGTCGCGGCTCTCCACCCGGATCCGGTACAGCCTGGTACGGCCGGAGGACTACTACGTGGCGCTGACCGAGTCCACCGCCGACCCGCGGCGCCCGCGCACCGTCAACAGCGCGGACGTGGTCGTGCGGGCCCGCGGCGACGAGCTGCTCGCGGTGCTGCCCGACGGCGCCGAGTTCGACGTGATCGACGTGTTCTCCCACGTACTGACCACGCTGGTGATGGACCGGTGGCGGATCCTGCCCGAGCACGACCACACGCCCCGGGTGACCGTGGACAGGCTGGTCATCTCCCGGGAGACGTGGCGGTTCCCGGCCGCGGAGCTTTCCTTCGCCGACGAGAAGACCGAGGCGCGGCGCTACCTGCGTGCCCGGCAGTTCCGGGCGGCACGCGAGCTGCCGCGGTACGTGTTCGTGGTCTCGCCGACCGAGCCGCGGCCGCTGTTCGTCGACTTCGACAGCCCGCCCTCGGTGAACCTGTTCGCCAAGGCGGTGCGGCGCCTGGTCCGCAAGGACCCGGCGGCCCGCCTGACCGTCTCGGAGATGCTGCCCACCCCGGAACAGACCTGGCTCGTCGACGACCGCGGCAACCGCTACACCTCGGAACTGCGCTTCGTCGCCTTCGACACCGCCGGCCTCGACTGA